From Nonlabens sp. Ci31, the proteins below share one genomic window:
- a CDS encoding endonuclease/exonuclease/phosphatase produces the protein MSIPSQSFEQYTVAFYNVENLFDAIKDSHVLDEDFTEFGQKKWTENRYQKKLTKISDAISKIGFELTGKLPAIVGLAEVENKKVLHDLITQPKLAQSNYDFIHYNSPDERGIDVALLYDTRVFKPSHSEPLVVYLENEEGVRDTTRDILYVEGVLAGTPVHIYVNHWPSRRDGAETTDAKRVEVASQLIQHLEKKDPNSNRTDPYLEIQEAHHVIIMGDFNDDPENNSIKEGILPKGFDNITAPLKKFHRGTLNHQFKWNLFDQIMISESLHNDIYDCLYFHKADIFDDIMLRQWKGKYRGQPARTFVGRNYKGGYSDHFPVFALFRRN, from the coding sequence TTGTCCATTCCTTCGCAATCTTTTGAGCAGTACACTGTTGCTTTTTATAATGTAGAAAATCTTTTTGATGCTATTAAAGACTCCCATGTATTAGATGAAGATTTTACTGAATTTGGCCAAAAGAAATGGACAGAAAACAGGTATCAAAAGAAACTCACTAAAATAAGCGATGCGATAAGCAAGATAGGTTTTGAACTCACAGGTAAGTTACCGGCTATAGTAGGTCTTGCAGAAGTAGAGAACAAAAAAGTACTCCATGACCTCATTACGCAACCTAAACTCGCTCAGAGCAATTATGATTTTATTCATTACAACAGCCCAGACGAGAGAGGAATAGACGTAGCCTTATTGTACGACACTCGAGTTTTTAAACCCAGTCATTCAGAGCCGCTTGTTGTATACCTAGAAAATGAAGAAGGTGTACGTGACACTACTAGAGATATATTATATGTGGAAGGAGTTCTAGCCGGCACTCCAGTTCATATTTACGTAAATCACTGGCCGTCACGTCGCGATGGTGCAGAGACTACCGATGCAAAAAGAGTTGAGGTAGCCAGTCAGTTAATTCAACACCTAGAAAAAAAGGATCCAAATAGTAACCGTACAGATCCATATTTAGAAATACAAGAAGCACATCATGTGATTATTATGGGAGATTTTAATGACGACCCAGAGAATAACAGTATCAAAGAAGGGATTTTACCTAAGGGTTTTGATAATATAACAGCTCCTTTAAAGAAGTTTCACCGAGGTACTTTAAACCATCAATTTAAATGGAATCTTTTTGATCAGATTATGATTAGTGAGAGTTTACATAATGATATTTACGATTGTTTATATTTTCATAAAGCAGATATTTTTGACGACATCATGTTGAGACAATGGAAGGGAAAATACCGCGGTCAACCAGCCCGAACATTTGTAGGGCGCAATTATAAAGGCGGTTATAGTGATCATTTTCCGGTTTTTGCTCTCTTTAGAAGAAATTAA
- a CDS encoding type IX secretion system membrane protein PorP/SprF, which produces MKKLLAMGLFISVAATNVVHAQQDPQYTQYMYNQNIINPAYAGTQDGVNITALYRQQWSGITGAPETITLSGSTPVGERIGLGLSIISDNIGPVSETNAYGDFSYKLQVGEKTTLALGLKAGLTFFDVNLNTVQTTQPGDPLFSEELNETYLNLGAGAFLYGDNWYAGFSVPNMLRSTHLDENGLTFGSETQHYFLTGGYVFDVADNIKLKPHMLVKGAFDSPVSFDLNTNVLFNNKFELGVSYRYEDSFSGLIGMNITDNIKVGYAYDRIVSDISVVSDSSHEVFLTFGLAFPRKVMQSPRFF; this is translated from the coding sequence ATGAAAAAATTACTTGCAATGGGGCTCTTTATCTCTGTCGCTGCTACTAATGTAGTGCACGCACAACAAGATCCTCAGTACACACAGTACATGTACAATCAAAACATTATCAATCCAGCCTATGCAGGTACTCAAGATGGTGTGAATATCACAGCTCTTTACAGGCAGCAGTGGTCGGGTATCACTGGAGCGCCAGAAACCATTACCCTTTCTGGTAGTACACCAGTAGGGGAAAGAATAGGTTTAGGTCTTTCTATTATCTCAGACAACATAGGTCCGGTAAGTGAAACCAATGCATATGGAGACTTCTCATACAAACTACAAGTAGGGGAGAAAACTACGCTGGCTTTAGGTCTTAAGGCAGGACTTACCTTTTTTGATGTGAACCTGAATACCGTTCAAACTACACAACCAGGAGACCCGCTTTTTTCTGAAGAACTTAACGAGACTTATTTAAATCTAGGAGCCGGAGCCTTCCTTTACGGAGATAATTGGTATGCTGGTTTTTCTGTTCCTAATATGTTGAGAAGTACACACCTTGACGAGAACGGCTTAACATTCGGTAGTGAGACACAACACTACTTCTTAACAGGTGGATACGTTTTTGACGTTGCTGATAATATTAAATTGAAGCCACACATGCTGGTAAAAGGAGCCTTTGACTCTCCGGTGAGTTTTGACTTAAATACCAACGTTTTGTTCAACAACAAATTTGAATTAGGAGTTTCTTACCGCTATGAAGATTCCTTCAGTGGATTGATAGGAATGAATATTACAGATAATATTAAAGTAGGTTATGCTTATGACCGAATAGTTTCTGATATTTCTGTAGTTTCTGATAGCTCTCACGAGGTATTTTTAACATTTGGCCTAGCCTTCCCACGTAAAGTGATGCAATCGCCGCGTTTCTTCTAA
- a CDS encoding alpha/beta fold hydrolase, which translates to MNDLHYTFINNNQPVLLLIHGFLGSMQQWSYLEQDLLATHSLLKIDLPGHGMTSEFQENYTLEELSLRIDQILVFEKIEKVHIVGHSMGGYLGCAYANARPDKTRSLTLINSIASNDTKQRKLIRDRSIQLIEKHQAAFVSMAIGNLFTVEERKLYETRITLMKQQADQISIRSIIQALTCMRDRSDYLPLLKEVDFPITYIYGKQDNIVPLELVEKEQVYLRANARIIDNGHMSLLINPLNILKNMYFIE; encoded by the coding sequence ATGAACGATTTACACTATACATTTATAAACAATAATCAACCCGTATTGTTATTGATACACGGCTTTCTAGGAAGCATGCAACAATGGAGTTATTTAGAGCAAGATTTACTAGCTACTCATTCCTTGTTGAAGATAGATCTTCCTGGTCATGGAATGACGTCAGAATTTCAGGAAAACTACACCTTAGAAGAACTCAGTTTAAGGATCGATCAAATTTTGGTCTTCGAGAAGATAGAAAAAGTTCATATAGTCGGTCATAGTATGGGTGGTTATTTAGGTTGCGCTTACGCAAATGCGAGACCCGACAAAACGCGTTCTCTTACTTTAATCAACAGCATCGCCTCCAACGATACAAAACAAAGAAAACTCATACGCGATCGATCGATACAGTTGATAGAAAAACACCAAGCTGCTTTTGTAAGTATGGCGATAGGAAACCTGTTTACTGTTGAAGAAAGAAAATTATATGAAACTCGCATAACATTAATGAAGCAACAAGCAGATCAAATTTCTATTAGAAGCATTATTCAAGCTCTTACATGCATGCGAGATAGAAGTGATTATTTACCTCTGTTAAAAGAAGTTGATTTCCCCATTACCTATATATACGGTAAACAAGATAATATTGTACCCCTAGAACTAGTTGAAAAAGAGCAGGTTTACCTAAGAGCAAATGCTCGGATAATCGACAACGGACACATGTCTTTGTTGATAAACCCTTTGAACATCCTAAAAAACATGTATTTCATCGAGTAA
- a CDS encoding cytochrome-c peroxidase yields the protein MGKNYLYLWSISFIFLVSCTETEDYELARTALDIRLEELLVQNANGQGKRFFLLPDSDDFNAIPQDPLNPLNTFKVALGQLLLHETATAGAPKMSQMEGTYSCASCHPVASSFYSGRRQGIGEGGAGFGFAGEGRQIDLNMPLDSVDLQPVRPPTLLNVAYQETALWNGMLGATGPNLGTESRWAATGVPENHLGFQGLETQALVGQLTHRLQIDEDFINSNGYRWLFDQAFGDVAPGSRYTSQTAALALAAFNRTLLANRSPWQDYLKGDYDALSDREKRGAIVFAGKGQCITCHTGPALKDQEFHAFGFGHFDDSNDAIVLDDAGFDMVKKGRGGFTGNSSDNYKFKTPTLYNLRDAAFYGHGATFNSIEEVVRYKNNTSLQDQNASLNLASEMGAIDLTEEEISDLVYFLDKSLYDAELTRYVPGAVQSGNCFPNADPQSRIDLGCN from the coding sequence ATGGGAAAGAACTATCTATACTTATGGAGCATTTCATTTATATTTTTGGTTTCTTGTACAGAGACCGAAGATTATGAATTGGCGAGAACAGCATTAGATATACGTCTGGAGGAGTTGCTAGTGCAAAATGCTAATGGACAAGGAAAGCGCTTTTTCTTATTACCAGATAGCGATGATTTTAATGCGATACCTCAAGATCCGTTGAATCCGTTAAATACTTTTAAAGTTGCTTTAGGCCAGTTATTACTTCATGAAACGGCTACTGCTGGCGCCCCTAAAATGAGCCAAATGGAAGGCACCTATTCGTGCGCTTCATGTCACCCTGTAGCTTCCAGCTTTTATTCAGGTCGCAGGCAAGGAATAGGGGAAGGAGGAGCTGGTTTTGGTTTTGCTGGAGAAGGCAGGCAAATTGATTTGAACATGCCGCTGGACTCGGTAGATTTACAACCGGTACGGCCACCTACTTTATTAAACGTAGCCTATCAAGAAACAGCTTTGTGGAACGGTATGTTGGGTGCCACTGGTCCTAATTTAGGAACTGAATCCAGATGGGCGGCAACAGGAGTTCCCGAAAACCATTTGGGTTTTCAAGGACTAGAAACGCAAGCTTTAGTGGGTCAGTTAACGCACAGGCTTCAAATCGATGAAGATTTTATAAATAGCAATGGGTACCGATGGCTTTTTGATCAGGCTTTTGGAGATGTAGCTCCTGGTTCTAGGTACACCTCACAAACGGCTGCCTTAGCACTTGCCGCATTTAATAGAACACTTCTAGCAAATCGTTCCCCATGGCAAGATTATTTAAAAGGGGATTACGACGCTCTTTCTGATCGAGAGAAAAGAGGTGCTATTGTTTTTGCAGGTAAAGGGCAGTGTATTACTTGTCATACTGGCCCAGCGCTGAAAGATCAGGAATTTCACGCTTTTGGCTTTGGACACTTTGACGATTCTAATGATGCGATAGTTTTAGATGATGCAGGCTTTGATATGGTAAAAAAAGGTCGCGGAGGCTTTACAGGAAACTCTTCTGATAATTATAAGTTTAAGACACCTACGCTATACAATTTACGCGATGCAGCTTTCTACGGTCATGGCGCTACCTTTAATAGTATAGAAGAAGTGGTGCGTTATAAAAATAATACTTCGCTACAGGATCAAAACGCTTCTTTAAATCTGGCTTCAGAAATGGGGGCCATTGACCTTACCGAAGAAGAAATCTCAGATCTGGTTTACTTTTTAGATAAAAGCTTGTACGACGCAGAATTAACTCGCTATGTTCCGGGTGCTGTGCAGTCAGGGAACTGTTTTCCTAATGCAGACCCCCAAAGCAGAATTGATTTAGGCTGTAATTAA
- the thiL gene encoding thiamine-phosphate kinase, producing the protein MIEDKSPQRTPVENLGEFGLIDFITKNFKIGQDSTITGIGDDAAVLNHTKSTVVTTDMLVEGVHFDLSYVPLKHLGYKAIMVNLSDVYAMNAKATQVTVSIAISNRFPVEAVNELYEGIHMACKTYGVDLVGGDTTASRSGLVISVTAIGEQDADKIVRRKGANEGDLLVVSGDIGAAYMGLQILEREKAVFKANPQNQPDIEAYSYLLERQLKPEARKDICKLLEELKVHPTSMIDLSDGLSSEIIHLCKHSKVGMTLYEDKIPLDPTVITACEEFNLDSTTIALSGGEDYELLFTVKQEDFPKIKANPSLSVIGHVVDASYGINLVTRGGEQIPIKAMGWNSFQE; encoded by the coding sequence ATGATAGAAGATAAATCTCCACAACGCACACCCGTAGAAAATCTAGGCGAGTTCGGCCTGATTGATTTTATAACTAAGAATTTTAAGATCGGACAAGACTCTACCATTACTGGAATAGGTGATGACGCAGCGGTTTTGAACCACACGAAGTCTACCGTAGTAACGACCGATATGCTCGTGGAAGGTGTTCACTTTGATTTGAGCTATGTACCTTTAAAACATCTAGGTTACAAAGCGATAATGGTGAATTTATCTGATGTGTATGCCATGAACGCTAAGGCAACACAGGTTACGGTATCTATCGCTATTTCTAATCGATTCCCTGTGGAAGCGGTTAACGAACTGTATGAAGGAATTCATATGGCCTGTAAAACTTATGGAGTTGACCTCGTAGGAGGAGACACCACAGCATCGCGTAGTGGGTTGGTTATTTCTGTAACGGCAATTGGTGAACAAGATGCGGATAAAATTGTGCGTAGAAAAGGGGCAAATGAAGGAGATTTACTAGTGGTGTCTGGTGATATAGGAGCTGCTTATATGGGCTTGCAGATTCTAGAAAGAGAGAAAGCTGTTTTTAAAGCTAATCCACAAAATCAGCCAGATATCGAGGCGTATAGTTATCTATTAGAAAGACAATTAAAGCCAGAGGCTAGAAAAGATATTTGTAAATTATTAGAAGAACTCAAGGTGCACCCTACCAGTATGATCGATCTGTCTGACGGATTGAGTTCTGAAATTATTCATTTATGCAAGCACAGCAAAGTAGGAATGACCTTATACGAAGATAAGATACCATTAGATCCTACAGTAATTACGGCTTGTGAAGAGTTTAATTTGGACAGTACCACAATTGCCTTAAGCGGTGGAGAAGACTATGAATTGTTGTTTACTGTAAAACAAGAAGATTTCCCTAAAATAAAAGCAAATCCTAGTTTATCGGTAATAGGGCATGTGGTAGATGCTTCTTATGGGATTAATTTAGTGACTCGTGGAGGGGAACAAATCCCAATTAAAGCAATGGGATGGAATAGTTTTCAAGAATAA